A window of Sebastes umbrosus isolate fSebUmb1 chromosome 6, fSebUmb1.pri, whole genome shotgun sequence genomic DNA:
TGGGATCCTCTGACGAAGACAAAGGCGAAGCATTTCGCTTGCTGTGGCATCCCCCCTTTGCCAAAAGTTCAAACAggattaaaaacaaagagaagaaaCCCCTGGATGAGCAGACATCTGGTTGGTTGGCCTCTGAATAAAGCCCCATTCTGGGCAGTAAAGCAGAGCCGATCGTAACACGGCTGTGATATATGGAGGCTGGGGACagaggaggggggtggaggggggtaTTAACTTTCACAAGGGTGCAAAATCAAAGGGAGTTCCTGTCACCACTGAGGGGGTCTCAGCAACAGGGGTCCCATTCAGAGGGAATTCCTCTCCAGTGCCCTCTGTTGCATCTGTTGACTCAATCTTCTCcgctgagagaaagaaaacactcATTAAAAGCCACATGACTGTGAACTTGATTGCAGCAGGCGAGACAAACAGCACCCATCAATGGGTTGACTATTTACTTTGAGGTGTGAAAATCTTTGAACAGCCCACCATGTTAGGGCTTCTTTAGGAGCTTCTTCCTTCACGCCAGCAGCACAAAGAGCAGCATTTGTATTCTGAATGCAATCAAattatcatttaaataaaatgttagatCTTAAGGAGCTCCGGGGCATCGGAAATTCACACGTTTTACTGAATGAGCTAAGAGGGTTTAAAACCACTGACTCTCACTGTCAGTCATTTCCTTCACAATCAGTCACCAAGAAAATAACATTAGAAACAGTGAAATTGTTTCAGCAAGgacaatgtttattaaaatttaCATGCGGCCATAACCCCAATAAAATTGTTCATGATATTTATACATAATTTACAaagaatttaaacatttaaaatgtttgctAATCTGGAGTCTGCTTAAGAGCAGACGAGATAAATCTGTAGATCAAAGACTTACATTTCAAAAAAGATCCCTACCTTGAAGCTGACGAATTAAAGAATGTTTTTTGGAATAAAAATCAAATTATCAACAGCAACTGAAGCATCTTTTCATTCTGTTTGAGAGCagaaattataatttttatacAGCAACCTTTAGCTGTACTAAggcatacatttattttgataatatgGACAACATTAAGGAAAACTGTGCGTAATTTTGCTCATGTCTGCCACATAATTCACAacatatttacaaaatgaatgctgaaaaaaatttagattttcaCATCAGTTGAAATTTTAACAAATCTTAAATTGTCAAAGgcataaaatcagttttgttTCAGGGGAAATCTGTCAGGAAAGTACACTGAATTTAGCAAAACTCTCACAATTATCACTGAAAAAGGCTTCAAGTATTCTTTAAAGGTGCCTTGCCTCAAATagcacacaatttttttttttattaaaaatggtctctaaatatatttttatggtACTACTTGAAGTCAAAAGTAGGGCTTTGACGAGAGAAGATGTTCATGGAGCTTGACGCTCACCCTCTATAGTGCAAACCTATGGCAGGAAGTGTAAGTCACACAGTCTGTTCAgtgttgattattatttttgaatgaTGGATCGCAGAGATTACTCTCTCTTGATGTTGGTGAGCAGAGGGTCTGTGCTCTGCGAAGGCGGCCCCGACCGGCTCTTCCTGGTCTGGTGGGTCTTGACGTGTTTGGAGAGGTGGTCGCTCCTCATGAACCTCTTGCCGCACTGTTGGCACCCAAAGCGCTTCTCTCCGGTGTGTGTGCGGAGGTGCCGCTGCAGCTCGTCTGAACGGGTGAAGCTTTTACCGCAGAAGAGCCAGTTACAGATGAAGGGCCTCTCCCCGGCGTGCCAACGCAGGTGTGCCTTGAGGTGAGAGGTCTTCTTGTACACTTTGCCACACTCTGGGATGTGGCAGATGTGCAGTCTCTTCTTTCCGAACTCCAACCCCCCGCCGTTCGCCTGGCAGTTGGGGCATTTGCAGCGGCGGCAACGGCGTGTGGAGCTCAGCAGGCCCTTGGAGGTGCCTTGGAGGAGAGCGGCTATCTGGGGCTGGTGGCCCAACACCAGCTGTCTGCCTAGAGAGAAGGGGTGGTTGGCGGGGGCGGCGTTGGTTTGGGGTAGGCTCCACCACTGCTGACCTTCGTCCACGTGACCTCCAGGCAGGTGATGCCTGGCTGAAGTGTTCTGGAGGAAGCTGGGGAAGTTTTGTCCCACACTGTTGTGCTGAGGGTAATACGGGCCGGCGGCCTGCGGCTGAGAGGACAACACTTTGACGGGGGAGAGTTCGAaggagtaggaggagggagGCTCAGCCGGAGGGGTCAGAGGCAGCtcatggtggtggtgatgatgagggtgatgatgatggtgaccCAGGCCAGGCTGCATGTGTCCGGGGAACTGCACCTTAGGCACCGTGAAGGTCATCTGGTGTGTGCTGAGGGCCGCGCTGGGCGCCATTTCGTTGCTCCAGAGCTGGAACATTCCTGACGTGGCGCTGACGGTGCTCTCGTAGGGGAACTGGGAGCCTTCTGAGCCCATGGTACTTCCCACCTGCCAGGCCTGGCTACAGGTGGTGGCCAGGAAGGAGAGGGCGTTGGGTGCtccctctggagaggagcttgGCGTCCGGTCCTGTGTGGGGGCgatatataaaaaacacacatcataaGCCACTTTGAAGATAAGTTTTAAATctaaatacatttgaataaattcaaaaaagggaaaaaggccAGAGTGCTCGGAAGTTcaaatcagtgtgatgaaggtgctCTTTGGTGGGGTACACAAAGGTTCAAAAAAGGGGGGagtccaaggcactcttctggcaaaaaaaatataaaaagcctttattcaattggctatttcatgatgaaatgctaaaaacaaacaGCCTTCTTCGTTTGTGCCGCTACGCGTGGGTTGTTACCCAATCTTACATgtaccagcattgtttttagcatttcatcatgaaatagccattgaataaaggcttttttatatttttttgccaGAAGATTGCCTTGGACTCCCcccttttttgaacattttaataaatatttaaatcataaaaagtTCCGATTTTGGCACTATATGTTATCCAAAATTGAATGATcacctttaaacatttaatgaCCTTTTGTCCTGATATTTTTTTAGTCTTACTTGCCTCTATTTTGATTTTTccaatttttattattattatttaaaataattttaccACTATAACAAGTTTTAAATctaaatacatttgaataaatattttaaatcataaaaagtTCAGATTTTGGCACTACATGTTATCCAAAATTGAATGATCACCTTTAAACATGTAATGACCTTTTGTcctgatattttttatttattttattataattatttaaaataattttacaaCTATAACAAGTTTGATTTCAGATCAAGCACATGGAGcatatattcattcattacGCACAAGTAGTGCAAGTGGTGGCTTTTCACCACCACAAAAGCAGGTAAATACATCCGCGTTCAATCAATGCGTCAAAAAGAgaccaacaaacaaacctgtAAAAAGGTGTGCAAAAAGTTGTCCGTCCTTTGTATCGCGAGCGCAGCCATCGGTCCTCGCGCTCCTTCTCCACGCACCTGCAACCCAAACTGCGACGCACAAAGTCTcaactactactaactacagGCTCGGAGCGCAGCACAGAAAGATGCTCACATTCAGGTTCTCGGATGACTCAGACACTTTTTGGAGGAGCAGACTGTGAAATCCAACGTCATTCAAGCGTCCTTCAGTCCACTTCAGGTAAATATGTTCAGTGCACTATAGCTAATCCATAAAGGTGATTTGGTGCTGAAGCGTCTGAAgttggagagacagagagagttgCGCATGCAGTAAAATCCTTGCGCTCATCTCAAAAGGCGCCTGAGCTGCATCTTGTCTTTATAGAGAGAAAAGCTGCTCTCAACGGGGTCTCCAGTATGAtgcaggaggagagggagtCAATAGAGAGGAGatgtgagggaggaggaggaggaggaggaggagggttgttAGATGAAGGGGTGGGCTACTCATAATTCCACTCAATTTCAACCAAATGCTGACCCCCAAGAGCTGACTCCTCCTACAAttgttctggaaaaaaagaaggcATGATAAGAGGTTTCCTGTAATATCCACATTTGAGACATCTCATGTTGTGTCCCACTTCTTTACATTTCAAATAActgcatgatttaaaaaaacaacaacacaaaaaaaaacaacatttcaaagTGTTTGTGCGCTGTAAAAAGGATTTTGGAAATTTGCAAATGGtttaaaatgttctcatttaTATTAGTCAGCAAGGAAAATATACAATAATGGGTAAATTCTATCTCCGTTACCTGTTTATTAActgcaacataaaaaaaaaatgtaaaaaaagtaattgtgtaTTTTACTGAGAAATGTTGGTAGACTTTACCTAATTTCTTCTAGTGTGTCATAGCTGTTAAATTAAGGTACTCTTTACTCAAAACATATAGGGTGAAATCTATACCCAACCAAACTGAGTGCAAATAGTTACCTCACATATATTGAGTAGATTCTATAggtttgtttttccagtgtgtgtctgcaactttAAATTTCTACATTTAGGACCAAGAACAAAATGCTTATCTGTTAAAAAGATCTAATATAGCCAGCTTAGTCaaacatatttttccactctgGGAGTATTTGCATACTGCCTCGACTCCACTGTGGGAATTCAAGTAAAGATAGTAACATACAtggattttatatttttggcaaCAACCGGTGGTGCAGTTTTGAATGAAAAGGTGGGCAAACTATACTGTATGATCTCCACTCCAGTCAACACAATATCAAGAAATAGTTACAGGAAAGCATAAAAGTATAAATTTCCTTGATGTCGTCATACATCTTGCATCACTTAATTCAACAAAAAGGATGAAAGCTAACACTTTATGTCAGAGAGGTCAATGCAAAAAATTTAGTTTAGGCTTTGTTTATGAAATTTCTGTTAATACATCCACTAATGCATCCACAGTTTTGAATGAAAAGGTGGGCAAACTATATGATCTCCACTCCAGTCAACAAAATATCAAGACAAACAACcagcaacataaaaaaataattacaggaAAGCATAAAAGTATAAATTTCCTTGATGTCATCATACATCTTGCATCACTTAATTCAACAAAAAAGGATGAACACTAACATTTTATGTCAGAGCAGTCAATGCAAAAAACGTAGTTTAGGCTTTGTTTATGAAATTTCTGTTAATACATCCACTTGATTTAGTCAAATTCTGAATTTTACAAAGTAAAGCTGGAGTTAACGTGAATAATTCTGCTTAGTAGATGAgcataaaacctttttttctaaagcaatgaataaatatatggaCAGTAGTTTGGAGGTAATTTAATTCACTGTTTGATTATTAGTTTTCTCCAGATGTCACATTACAAACTTAGTTTCTTATcgctgcagcaggcagcagctCTCGGCCCGGCAGGCGTgaggctcacacacactctgaagACAGTAACAGTATTTTCCCTCACAAAGCTAATTGATAAAAACTCAATCAAAGCCTCGGAGTTCTCACCAGTGGGCGACATGTCAAATAGGCCGCCCTGTGTGACATTCTCACATTTCAGAGTTCAAGTAGAGGCCGCTTCAGATCTGCTCCATTAAATGCAGATTGGGTCTTAATCTCATTCTGTAAGTCTGTTCACCATTACAATGTTAAGAGTTTAAATCCAGGCTGGGAACCTGTTTTCTCATGTAAATTCACAGTTCTTCACTTATCTGCTGCTCCCTGtttcacacacactgtgatccttaaataaacataaaggaGGAGCCAGCTAAAATTGATAAATTAACCTGAAAGTGTATACTTTTATAATTAAATTTGAGCAGAAATGTAAAGGTTCTTGGTTGTAACTGTTAGACtttacagctttaaaaaaaaaggaatgaaatGCAGTGAAAAAAATCACTAAACTGTGCCATTTGGTTGAGGCCTTTTTGAAGTTATTGGTGTGAaagcagagcagacagagaaCAGCTTTTACATTATGTCCTTGACAGAGAGACACCTCAGTTTGAAACAAAGGATTTCAGCTGCAGCCTGCAAATAAATCACagattgtgtttattttcaggtgagcAAATCTGAAAATCTGTTGGAATTAAaacatgataatgatgatactatttatctataaaaaaaaatatttacaggaTGTTAGACTAGATTAATTAGCCTGTTATATTTAGCGAAAGCAACAAGGCTCAGAAAGAAAGCTGCATTTTAATGAATTATAATTGTTTCCTAATGCCTCTGGCTTGAAATACAAATGCAACAAAATCATTTCAGATAGGGAGGATAAACACATGCAGGTCCATACTACaagttgaaataaataaaatgcatagATTTTGTATGATACAAATCCACCTTATATGCAAATAGTAATAAATGTGATGTAACTCATCAACAGCATTGAGGAAAATAGTCTAATTCCTAATTAAAGTGAACATTTAGGATGAAAGAAAACAGTAGTAAAAGGAAAAGAGCGCGGAGGACGTGAAGATAGGAGTGTATCTTGGAGGCAGAGGTATACTGTTATGTCTCTGGTTTATTACGGAGCAGAAGTTGTTAATTACCCTGATTCTTATTTCCTGTCCCCTCTCCCCCCCCACGCCACCCCACCCCCACTGTACTGCCTCCCAGATGAGTGGCTTTGAAGTGCAAAGTACTCTCTCCTCACTTTGAACTGTGAAAACAATGCTCATGTGGTGGTGCTTACCTTCCCCATGTTACCTCATTTAAATAGACCTGGATACGGCTTCTACAGTTTTCAAGGGAAAACTCATTTCCAGAGAAAGAGGTCCCTGTGTTCATTAAACAGCTGGTGAGATTGCCGGTAATCAGGTCCGCTCCGTCATACACTGCAGGCTGCTCTGACTGGGTGGCTACCAGCAAATGCAACTTCAAAACTAACACAGGCTAAATCCCAACATGTCTGAGGCAGACGCACCTCTTTCTAAACAGAGAATACATCCAAGAAAAACAGAACACACATTAAAACTCAACAGGGCTTTTTGTGATGTGCTCACAATCCTGGAAGAGTTTTTAAGCCCTTTTGcccactgtaaaaaacaaatggtGTTTTTGTTGCAGACATAATCTTAACCTCAGAGCGTAGAATATGCATAGTGGCTACTCAAGCTGTTTTTATCATGCCTGGGGGGCAGTTTAAAAGCCTCACATCACTAAATTGTCCCAGCTGTCTTGACCATCTGCACTGGAAAAGGGCAGCCGCGGAGGAGAGTGGCTTTTGTACTGGTGGCCATGTCAAAAAGCCAATTTTACAGCACCGAGCCGCCTCAATGGCCCTCATGTGACAAATGCGGCCTAATGGATGAGACAGACAGCATGTAAAAGCCTGCTGCTAACTGTGGTGCTTCCACTCTTTAACCATTCAAATCCAAGACAGGACAAGATGGGGCGTCATTACCATGACACTCGGTTTCATTGGGATGAGGAGCAACGCCAACAGCTGGACTTTACAGTGCAACTATCTGATAACCTCATTCAGGAGTCTCTCTTTCCTGTTTCCTATTGAGTTAGAAATGTGTGTTAGTGTTTGAGAGGGAGGGGCAGAGAGATATATTGAAGAGAGACTGATGTGTAGGATCAGGCATATCGATAATGTTTACCTCATCGTATATGCCTTGCTCAGAGGTGCATTGGGGAATTTGCAAATTACAGCAATGTTGAAACTTTTCACCTCAGTTACGactagtgctgtcaatcgattaatatgTTCAATCACGatttatcgcatgattgtcaaattgtacattaaagggggatttgtcaagtatttaatactcttatcaatatgggagtgggcaaatatgctgctttaagcaaatgtatatatatatttattattggaaatcacttaacaacacaaaacaataacagctgtcagtgtatcagtgttctgacttgactatgacttgccccaaactgcatgtgataatcataaagtgggcatgtctataaaggaagactcgtgggtacccatcgaacccattttcattcacatatcttgaggtcagaggtcaagggacccatttgaaaatggccatgccagtttttcctcgccaaacgttatcgtaagtttggagcgttatttagcctcctttgggacaagctagtatgaaatggttggtaccaatggattccttaggttttctagtttcatatgatgccagtatctctaCCTTTTAAGCTTCAAGATAAAAattacaagttgcgttaatgcgttaaggaaattagtggcgttattatcgcgttaactttgacagccctagtaacgACATGTTATTGTGCCACGTTATATGTGCAAATACATGTCCTCCATCAGTGAACATTGTGGAGACAGAAAACTGAAAAGTCCATTGCACTCACTTTGATTCATGTCTGCCCATTCAAACACTTTAACTAAAACTCAACTAACCTAAAAATGACCTCTGCTCCTAATAGCTTTCTACGTATATTATTTGTCTCTAAGAAGGTGACGAAAAAACAGATGAAAGCTGTCTTCTGCTACTATTCACATGGGGATAATAACAATGATGAGGACTAACTCAATTCCATCATTcagttatttaaaggtgcagtgtgtaggatctcgCGGCATCtaacggtgaggttgcagattgcaaccaactgaaggcACTATAGTTTGCCAAgcatgtagaagaactacgatggccgacgtgaaaacgcaaatggccctacctagagccagtgtttggtttgtctgttctgggctactgtagaaacatagtggccggctctgtgaagaggacccgcttcctATGTTAATATAAAACgaactaaaaacacaacaattcttattttcaggtgattttacattaaagaaaacgtacttatttatattatattccatttctgccaataccccctaaatgttacacacttcctttaagtatatattttttcttggAAGAGTCCTTCAATCTCCAAAAACACTTTGAATATCAATTTATAATTAATGAAAATTTTCTTAAAAGCatattagttttttatttacttaaagggaTTCCTTTTAAGGTTTTATGACTcacatctgtttgttttttagctttcttttttatttgaaagcAAAATAAAGTAGTAAATCCTCACACGCATAATCAGAATCTAACAAACATTAAAGCCCAAATCCCGGAATTGTAATATGTTTGCATTACTACTTCAGTATGTTGATATCGCAGCAGGATTCTGTGATGATTCCCACTGTACCACCGTTTACAT
This region includes:
- the sp5l gene encoding sp5 transcription factor-like: MAALAIQRTDNFLHTFLQDRTPSSSPEGAPNALSFLATTCSQAWQVGSTMGSEGSQFPYESTVSATSGMFQLWSNEMAPSAALSTHQMTFTVPKVQFPGHMQPGLGHHHHHPHHHHHHELPLTPPAEPPSSYSFELSPVKVLSSQPQAAGPYYPQHNSVGQNFPSFLQNTSARHHLPGGHVDEGQQWWSLPQTNAAPANHPFSLGRQLVLGHQPQIAALLQGTSKGLLSSTRRCRRCKCPNCQANGGGLEFGKKRLHICHIPECGKVYKKTSHLKAHLRWHAGERPFICNWLFCGKSFTRSDELQRHLRTHTGEKRFGCQQCGKRFMRSDHLSKHVKTHQTRKSRSGPPSQSTDPLLTNIKRE